The following are encoded in a window of Fusarium oxysporum f. sp. lycopersici 4287 chromosome 5, whole genome shotgun sequence genomic DNA:
- a CDS encoding 3-hydroxyacyl-CoA dehydrogenase: MAQEIRTVAIVGCGVIGMGWAVLFLSMGLKVIISDPAEGAEDALKGYFEQSRSYMEGYGDYDKLISNYEFVHDIVPRLGEADFIQENGPERLDFKRDLIEMLDQHARPGVVIASSSSGLPSSQFIQQCKQDPTRILIGHPFNPPHLIPLVEVVPHPDTSSQSVNTALLFYKSVGKRPILLHHEVPGFVSNRLQAAISNEAYSLISRGIVSGEDLDAAVTSGPGLRWALTGPIATNALGGGGGPGGFAKRMERLGPAIRSWEDDILKHRFDWSPERMLELQKAVNKSLGAVKWDKMVEERDLVLLQLLDAKRNTTSMGGST, from the exons ATGGCACAAGAGATACGTACTGTAGCGATTGTTGGCTGTGGCGTGATTGGCATGGGATGGGCAGTTCTTTTCCTCTCAATGGGCTTGAAGGTTATCATCTCTGATCCCGCTGAAGGAGCCGAAGATGCCCTCAAGGGATATTTCGAGCAGTCACGGTCTTACATGGAAGGATATGGAGACTATGATAAGCTTATCTCCAACTACGAATTTGTTCATGATATCGTGCCACGGCTAGGTGAGGCCGACTTCATCCAGGAG AATGGACCTGAGAGGCTAGATTTCAAAAGAGACCTTATTGAGATGTTAGATCAGCACGCTCGACCCGGTGTTGTGATagcttcgtcttcgtcagGTCTGCCATCTTCGCAATTTATCCAGCAATGCAAGCAGGATCCTACCCGCATACTCATCGGCCATCCCTTCAACCCCCCTCATCTTATTCCCCTAGTCGAAGTAGTCCCGCATCCCGACACAAGCAGCCAATCTGTTAACACAGCATTGTTGTTCTACAAATCTGTTGGGAAAAGGcccatccttcttcatcacgaAGTGCCAGGCTTCGTATCAAACCGTCTTCAAGCCGCTATCAGCAATGAAGCATACAGTCTCATCAGCAGGGGAATTGTCTCCGGGGAAGATCTTGATGCAGCTGTTACATCTGGGCCTGGACTTCGCTGGGCTCTCACGGGACCAATTGCTACAAATGCCCtaggtggtggaggtggacCTGGCGGTTTTGCAAAGCGGATGGAAAGGCTTGGACCAGCGATTCGAAGTTGGGAAGATGATATTTTGAAGCACAGGTTCGATTGGAGTCCGGAGAGGATGTTGGAGCTTCAGAAGGCTGTGAATAAGAGCTTGGGTGCTGTCAAATGGGACAAAATGGTGGAAGAGCGAGACTTGGTACTACTCCAACTCCTGGACGCGAAAAGGAACACAACTTCTATGGGTGGAAGCACATAG
- a CDS encoding salicylate hydroxylase, whose protein sequence is MAKPSRNEIHVAIIGAGIGGLALAMALHKKGISFTLYEDAKEYSAVGAGIGFAPNGMRTMDLIEPGFRPLYEAICVGNKGEKAQDIFFEGMLLEEGLGRDKPWYGHSGWGHPDYIRKSAHRKTLLDIMTSFIPIENVKFNKRLTNTEQRPDGVTLSFLDGTTAECSVLAGADGIKSTVRAHVLEQYPSQIAPVYAGAYCYRAVIPMSEAYEILGDLTDVAKFYFGPKRSAVTYRITGGDEFNYLLCVADSPDGWKLKGAVTETISHEAMMADFEGPGVDDRFRQLLAKAKPVKWGFFHHFRTASYYRDRVALVGDSAHASLPFQAAGAAQGLEDALVLSNVLAEVAKIPDRGAELAPFIQAGLSAYDSVRRPRAQKQLEQAAEVGRMIFFQHEEAGDDMGKILPRLQQGRFNWLWFHDMNDDAQEAVKRMQKEISVGGPSVARI, encoded by the exons ATGGCAAAGCCTTCTCGCAATGAAATCCATGTCGCCATCATTG GTGCCGGCATTGGTGGCCTCGCTTTGGCCATGGCTCTGCACAAAAAGGGCATTTCTTTCACGCTATATGAGGATGCAAAGGAATATTCGGCAGTAGG TGCTGGTATTGGATTCGCCCCTAATGGCATGCGGACGATGGACCTTATTGAGCCTGGTTTCCGACCTCTTTACGAGGCCATTTGCGTAGGAAATAAGGGTGAGAAAGCACAAGATATCTTCTTCGAGGGTATGCTACTTGAAGAGGGTCTTG GTCGCGATAAGCCATGGTATGGCCATTCTGGATGGGGCCACCCTGACTACATCCGCAAATCT GCCCACCGAAAGACACTCCTCGATATCATGACCAGTTTCATCCCCATCGAGAACGTCAAGTTCAATAAACGTCTCACAAATACCGAGCAGCGACCCGACGGTGTCACTTTATCATTCCTAGATGGGACAACAGCCGAGTGCTCTGTTCTTGCTGGTGCAGATGGCATCAAGAGTACAGTCAGAGCCCATGTTCTTGAACAATATCCCAGTCAGATCGCGCCTGTGTATGCCGGTGCTTACTGCTATCGTGCCGTCATTCCAATGTCGGAAGCGTACGAGATTCTCGGTGATCTAACCGACGTTGCCAAGTTCTACTTCGGACCCAAGCGCAGCGCTGTTACCTATCGCATTACAGGAGGTGAT GAGTTCAACTATCTCTTGTGCGTCGCCGATTCCCCTGATGGTTGGAAGCTCAAGGGTGCTGTTACAGAGACCATCTCCCACGAAGCCATGATGGCCGACTTCGAGGGCCCAGGCGTTGACGATCGCTTCCGACAACTCCTCGCCAAAGCCAAACCCGTCAAATGGGGTTTCTTTCACCATTTCCGCACAGCATCATACTACCGAGATCGGGTAGCTCTAGTCGGCGACAGTGCCCACGCCTCGCTACCTTTCCAAGCCGCCGGAGCAGCCCAAGGCCTAGAAGACGCCCTGGTCCTCTCCAACGTTCTTGCAGAAGTTGCCAAGATTCCTGATCGTGGTGCAGAGCTGGCACCCTTTATCCAAGCAGGACTTTCGGCCTACGATTCCGTGAGACGTCCTCGTGCACAGAAGCAATTGGAGCAAGCCGCTGAAGTTGGCCGTATGATTTTCTTTCAACATGAAGAGGCTGGCGATGATATGGGTAAGATTCTGCCTAGGCTGCAGCAGGGAAGGTTCAATTGGTTGTGGTTTCATGATATGAACGATGATGCACAGGAGGCTGTTAAGAGGATGCAGAAGGAAATTAGTGTAGGTGGGCCTTCTGTTGCTAGGATATGA